Proteins found in one Candidatus Margulisiibacteriota bacterium genomic segment:
- a CDS encoding AAA family ATPase: MTKRRVLILSFIFFMIYFQLISFAAKPSAVEHFNKASVQYMSGNFTDALKQLEASLKLDPKYEPALELKRIVLKERETLQLMLKQKLSAGKNLYYHGDYAQAFNYFNEVLMISPDNLEAASYLKRIEEKVREENRAAERRFWMFFGSLAIGLVSLAFLLRLIFKPIIEAVRKRIFYSQNIGHCFNCRTKISPNTDLCPNCGAWIGSKLRGEISKEQKIWYQKTGWRKNPFTLDIHPELFTGYRDEVKQILEKVAAKSGHILITGPLGVGKTTLLRWLSNYLRLEAYPIYIPRPPQSIVQIIKAIYYKLGVNSTDYDIYNLDALRKKLGKSLILLLDEAHEFSVEFERPLRTLGDLDEVKLVMAGLPETTEKFKNEIKPLYERIVLNIGLERLNFEDLKALIIIRIENAGGKGIHPFTVSALEKIHELSQGIPRSAIKFCDAAVTRAIEVGEDKITPEIVEATKR; encoded by the coding sequence ATGACTAAACGAAGGGTCCTGATCTTATCTTTTATCTTTTTTATGATTTATTTTCAACTTATCTCTTTTGCCGCTAAACCCTCGGCTGTGGAACATTTCAATAAGGCTTCGGTGCAGTACATGTCCGGAAATTTTACGGACGCCTTGAAACAGCTGGAAGCCAGCCTGAAACTCGATCCAAAATATGAACCGGCCCTGGAATTAAAGCGCATTGTGTTGAAAGAAAGAGAAACCCTGCAGTTGATGCTTAAGCAAAAGCTTTCCGCCGGTAAAAATTTATACTATCACGGCGATTACGCGCAGGCCTTCAACTATTTTAATGAAGTTCTGATGATCTCGCCCGACAACCTCGAAGCCGCCTCATACCTCAAGCGGATCGAAGAAAAAGTCCGCGAAGAAAACCGGGCGGCCGAGCGGCGTTTCTGGATGTTTTTCGGCAGTTTGGCGATCGGCCTGGTCAGTCTGGCCTTCTTGCTCCGGCTGATATTCAAACCGATTATCGAGGCCGTTAGAAAAAGGATCTTTTATTCCCAAAACATCGGACACTGCTTTAACTGCCGGACAAAGATCTCGCCCAACACGGACCTTTGCCCGAATTGCGGCGCCTGGATCGGGTCAAAATTACGGGGAGAGATCTCCAAAGAACAAAAAATATGGTATCAGAAGACCGGCTGGCGCAAAAATCCTTTTACCCTGGACATTCATCCGGAATTGTTTACCGGCTATCGCGACGAGGTCAAACAGATCCTTGAAAAAGTGGCGGCAAAAAGCGGCCACATTCTGATCACCGGTCCGCTGGGTGTCGGTAAAACCACGCTTTTGCGCTGGTTGAGCAATTATCTGCGGCTTGAAGCGTATCCGATCTATATTCCCCGGCCGCCGCAATCGATCGTTCAAATCATCAAGGCCATATATTATAAACTCGGCGTAAATTCAACCGACTATGACATTTACAACCTCGATGCTTTAAGGAAAAAGCTGGGAAAAAGCCTGATCCTGCTGCTGGACGAAGCTCATGAATTCAGCGTTGAATTTGAGCGGCCGCTCCGGACCCTGGGCGATCTCGACGAAGTGAAACTGGTTATGGCCGGCCTGCCCGAAACCACCGAAAAGTTCAAAAATGAGATCAAGCCCCTTTATGAGCGCATTGTGCTGAACATCGGCCTGGAACGGCTGAACTTTGAAGATCTGAAAGCGCTGATAATCATCAGAATCGAAAATGCCGGCGGCAAAGGGATCCATCCCTTCACGGTCTCGGCTCTGGAAAAAATCCATGAGTTGTCGCAGGGCATTCCCAGATCGGCAATTAAGTTTTGCGACGCCGCCGTCACCAGAGCGATCGAGGTCGGCGAAGATAAAATTACACCCGAAATTGTCGAAGCGACAAAGAGGTGA
- a CDS encoding NUDIX domain-containing protein, translating into MTIFASAIGRKTSSLIGHLRAAYNCGDNLPGRKQFDGQVQRLENILRPTCFRETLPIVESAGTELGYQAPRWFVHLTGLRHLVSRVILIGDAGLLLQRRSGDRFGVKGTVDLTAGGHVLTGETPLESAYREMQEEIGIGRESLIGGELRRIGRPYFVSSAKPDDYTLNKEITVLFGGRLLNGSTKFSCQRTEVEELFFSSLEQAQGFIDRQLAASSLRYSLPILESLRFDVHFPNRPNDR; encoded by the coding sequence ATGACTATCTTTGCCTCCGCGATCGGGAGAAAAACATCCAGTCTGATCGGTCACTTGCGCGCGGCTTATAACTGCGGGGATAATCTTCCCGGCCGGAAACAGTTCGACGGCCAGGTCCAGCGATTGGAAAATATTCTCCGACCGACGTGTTTTAGAGAAACGCTGCCGATCGTGGAATCGGCAGGGACGGAACTCGGCTACCAGGCGCCGCGGTGGTTCGTTCATTTGACCGGCTTAAGGCATCTTGTTTCCCGGGTTATTTTAATCGGCGACGCCGGGTTGCTGCTACAGCGCCGCAGCGGCGACCGGTTCGGGGTCAAAGGGACAGTCGACCTGACCGCCGGCGGGCATGTTTTAACCGGGGAAACGCCGCTGGAATCGGCTTATCGCGAAATGCAGGAAGAGATCGGGATCGGCCGGGAAAGTTTGATCGGCGGGGAACTGCGCCGGATCGGCAGGCCATATTTCGTTTCTTCCGCCAAGCCCGATGATTACACCCTCAACAAAGAAATAACGGTCTTATTCGGAGGACGGCTGCTCAACGGATCGACGAAATTCAGCTGTCAGAGAACGGAGGTTGAAGAGCTTTTTTTCAGCAGTCTGGAACAGGCCCAAGGCTTTATCGATCGGCAACTGGCCGCTTCCAGCCTTCGTTATTCACTGCCGATCTTAGAATCACTTCGCTTCGACGTACATTTCCCAAACCGCCCAAACGATCGATAG
- a CDS encoding protein phosphatase 2C domain-containing protein, translating to MAETIRINHLSTTGSLPATAQPVRKDLCVCARLQRNCEQLRGSKRNLILGSGPQADFLLDGTLAEHLLFRFNYEAEGWDVRNVSGKPATLIPAMNEKYSFALSGEKWSPIERGDLLRLPNGDEITFDLVPPAGHPMPERVMLLGAERNRPGERVAAQLRIGDYLHQGDDFALIDRRPIVIWGEPFELYGIFDGISGGLPGGDGRKASEDAANYFAEYFQQNTLRLNSAAADLSKQSPLAKRDAMRELVEEAFEYVAQVLNSQGYNCGTTAVIVLRSLTQGKLSYCASVGDSRVYQLKPDGACLQLTEDDTIANVIKREYRKKNGKEYPNPINNFALAKHLGGGATTPDYYLPYNFIEVKLQDIAYLILVTDGVIDLAKLDREGRRGLAAQEPRAAANYLVGYNISKTPDSFDDAAALVVEGGARPCSETKSRAVAKEPAFKPIVCSCFTTRNGVDYINANNPERLDYGVNIPGQNEGAREVIAIRRDEATEEFLAEMTRAMVPNNSLVRTFWQKITGLFGGEPAKAIVSPQKRLFALVHEYFNEEWDDTETGWQSFWRRAEESFKGEKYSLGNFLQAHSGCGRHQAAALQLAYQELGYNSRFKRGQVSGRRLAWVEVEIDGLWFIADPQSGFFLRRDRASNLYIEGENIVELPAKGTILPR from the coding sequence ATGGCTGAAACGATCAGGATCAATCATTTAAGCACGACGGGCTCTTTGCCCGCGACGGCTCAACCGGTCAGAAAAGACCTCTGTGTCTGCGCCAGGCTACAGCGTAATTGCGAACAGCTTAGGGGTTCAAAACGCAATCTTATCTTAGGGAGCGGACCGCAGGCCGATTTTTTATTGGATGGAACCCTTGCTGAACATCTGCTTTTCCGGTTCAATTATGAAGCTGAAGGGTGGGATGTCCGGAATGTTTCCGGAAAACCGGCGACCTTGATCCCGGCTATGAACGAAAAATATTCCTTTGCTCTTTCCGGTGAAAAGTGGTCCCCGATCGAGCGCGGCGATCTTCTCCGCCTGCCTAATGGGGATGAAATAACATTTGATTTAGTGCCGCCGGCCGGTCACCCCATGCCGGAGAGAGTTATGCTTTTAGGCGCCGAACGGAACCGGCCGGGCGAGCGGGTCGCTGCCCAACTGCGGATCGGCGATTATTTGCACCAAGGGGATGATTTCGCGCTGATCGATCGCCGGCCGATTGTTATTTGGGGAGAGCCGTTTGAGCTTTACGGTATTTTTGACGGGATCAGCGGCGGCCTTCCGGGGGGCGACGGGCGCAAAGCGTCGGAAGATGCCGCCAATTATTTCGCCGAATATTTCCAGCAAAATACTTTGCGTCTTAACTCGGCCGCCGCTGACTTGTCAAAACAAAGTCCCCTTGCTAAACGGGACGCGATGAGAGAGCTGGTCGAGGAGGCCTTTGAATATGTGGCTCAAGTGCTAAATTCTCAGGGGTATAATTGCGGGACGACCGCGGTGATCGTTTTAAGAAGCTTGACGCAAGGCAAGCTTAGTTATTGCGCTTCGGTCGGAGATAGCCGGGTCTATCAGCTAAAACCTGATGGCGCTTGTCTTCAATTAACCGAAGACGATACCATCGCTAACGTTATTAAACGGGAGTACAGAAAAAAGAACGGTAAAGAATATCCCAATCCGATCAATAACTTTGCGCTGGCCAAGCATTTGGGCGGGGGAGCGACAACTCCCGATTACTATTTGCCCTATAATTTTATTGAAGTAAAGCTCCAAGACATTGCCTATCTGATTCTGGTGACCGACGGCGTAATTGATCTGGCAAAGCTCGATCGTGAAGGACGGCGGGGTTTAGCGGCGCAAGAACCGCGGGCGGCCGCTAACTATCTGGTCGGCTATAATATCAGTAAAACTCCGGATTCATTTGACGATGCCGCCGCGCTGGTCGTTGAAGGCGGCGCCAGGCCGTGCTCCGAAACAAAGAGCCGGGCGGTAGCCAAAGAACCGGCGTTTAAACCAATCGTCTGCTCGTGTTTCACGACCCGGAACGGGGTTGACTATATTAACGCGAATAATCCGGAACGCTTGGATTATGGCGTCAATATTCCGGGGCAAAACGAGGGCGCGCGGGAAGTTATCGCTATCAGGCGCGATGAAGCGACCGAAGAATTCCTGGCCGAAATGACCAGGGCGATGGTGCCGAACAATAGTTTGGTACGAACGTTTTGGCAAAAGATAACCGGTCTTTTTGGCGGGGAACCGGCCAAGGCCATTGTTTCTCCGCAAAAACGGCTTTTTGCCCTGGTTCACGAATATTTTAATGAAGAATGGGACGATACGGAGACCGGCTGGCAAAGTTTCTGGCGGCGCGCGGAAGAAAGTTTTAAAGGAGAAAAATATTCTCTCGGTAATTTCCTTCAGGCTCATTCCGGCTGCGGTCGGCATCAGGCGGCGGCGCTTCAGCTTGCTTATCAGGAACTGGGCTATAACTCGCGGTTCAAGCGGGGACAAGTCAGCGGCCGGCGGCTAGCGTGGGTTGAGGTTGAAATAGACGGGCTTTGGTTTATTGCCGATCCTCAATCGGGCTTCTTTTTACGGCGGGATAGAGCCAGTAACTTGTATATTGAAGGCGAAAATATTGTCGAATTGCCGGCTAAAGGAACTATTCTGCCCCGATAA
- a CDS encoding redox-sensing transcriptional repressor Rex yields MAGMVTNKACIVRLSRYKNALYRLKSLGFVKVFSDNLADAADVTPSQVRKDFSIFGVTGNKRGGYVIDDLIESLNRILGKNVTQNVIIIGAGHIGGALMNYQGFEKENIKILAAFDIDPAKRQSTGIPIYPLEELEPFIKNNKVRIGIVAVPDVAAPRVMEILVNNGVKGILNFAPIRLKGKDDTVISNVNLVMELENVIYFVNAQEKTSKGRG; encoded by the coding sequence ATGGCAGGAATGGTCACAAATAAAGCTTGTATTGTCCGCCTCTCGCGTTATAAAAACGCTTTGTACCGCTTAAAATCGCTTGGGTTTGTTAAAGTTTTCTCCGATAATCTGGCTGATGCGGCTGATGTGACTCCTTCCCAGGTTAGAAAAGATTTTTCGATCTTCGGGGTGACCGGCAATAAACGGGGCGGGTATGTGATCGACGACCTGATCGAGAGCCTCAACCGGATCCTGGGGAAAAATGTCACCCAAAACGTCATCATCATCGGCGCCGGCCACATCGGCGGCGCCCTTATGAATTACCAGGGTTTTGAAAAAGAGAACATCAAGATCCTGGCCGCGTTCGATATTGATCCGGCCAAACGGCAATCTACCGGGATCCCGATCTATCCACTGGAAGAGCTTGAACCATTTATTAAAAACAATAAAGTCAGGATCGGGATCGTTGCCGTGCCGGATGTCGCCGCGCCGCGGGTCATGGAGATCCTGGTCAATAACGGCGTGAAAGGGATCCTTAATTTCGCGCCGATCCGCTTAAAAGGTAAAGATGACACGGTGATCAGCAACGTTAACCTGGTGATGGAACTGGAAAACGTCATCTATTTCGTCAACGCGCAAGAGAAAACTTCAAAAGGAAGGGGATAA
- a CDS encoding NADH-dependent [FeFe] hydrogenase, group A6, with protein MSKITIHINNRPYEVEDGQTIMQAADKVGFRIPRLCYHPKLSIEGACRVCIVEVEGMRNYIASCAYPVADGMKIHTSTEALRMARRDIVELILDNHPEDCHTCERDSNCELQRLAYSMGIRKRHFEGEKKHYEKDLSSTSVVRNPDKCILCGRCVRVCSEIQKVNALGHAHRGFKTVVQPAYDLPFKESVCTTCGQCINVCPTAAFLEKQQTTEVSRKINDPSYVKIAQIAPSVRAAIGEAFGLEAGRAMEKETTAALRRLGFDYVFDTQFSADLTIMEEGSELLQRLQGKGKLPMITSCSSAWMKAMEQFYPDLIDNISTAKSPMSMMGALIKTYFAEKNKLDPKKILSVAIMCCTAKKYEASRPELLVEGMSAVDYVITTREAAWMIKSAGIDFVNIKGEEFDEPMGASTGAGAIFGATGGVMEAALRTAYELYTNEKLESVDIAPARGMQGIKEGSVVMKGKEVRYAVAHGLGNAHELLQTVRKDPERYHFIEIMGCPGGCIGGGGQPYAGYNTIPLDEKLLQKRAQALYGIDKNKAIRRSHENPDVLKLYKEYLGAPLSEKSHHLLHTHYAPKKPHGIVPDKIKAV; from the coding sequence ATGAGCAAAATAACCATTCATATCAACAATCGGCCCTATGAAGTCGAAGACGGCCAGACGATCATGCAGGCGGCCGACAAAGTCGGGTTTCGGATTCCCCGGCTTTGCTACCATCCCAAGCTCTCGATCGAAGGGGCCTGCCGGGTCTGTATCGTCGAAGTCGAGGGGATGCGCAATTACATCGCTTCCTGCGCTTATCCGGTCGCTGACGGGATGAAGATCCACACCAGCACCGAAGCTTTGCGGATGGCCCGCCGCGACATCGTGGAACTGATCCTCGATAACCACCCGGAAGATTGCCACACCTGCGAACGGGACAGCAACTGCGAACTGCAGCGGCTGGCCTATTCGATGGGGATCCGCAAACGGCATTTTGAAGGGGAGAAAAAACATTATGAAAAGGACTTGTCTTCGACCTCGGTCGTTCGCAATCCCGACAAGTGCATCCTTTGCGGCCGCTGTGTCCGGGTCTGTTCCGAGATCCAGAAGGTCAACGCCCTGGGCCACGCCCACCGCGGCTTTAAAACCGTCGTTCAGCCGGCTTACGATCTGCCGTTCAAGGAATCGGTCTGCACCACCTGCGGGCAATGCATCAACGTTTGTCCGACCGCCGCTTTCCTGGAGAAACAGCAGACGACCGAAGTTTCCAGGAAAATAAACGATCCCAGCTACGTCAAGATCGCCCAGATCGCGCCGTCGGTGCGGGCGGCGATCGGCGAAGCCTTCGGGTTGGAAGCGGGCCGGGCGATGGAAAAAGAGACCACCGCCGCGCTCCGCCGCCTCGGTTTTGATTACGTTTTTGACACCCAGTTCTCGGCCGACCTGACGATCATGGAAGAAGGATCGGAGCTTTTGCAGCGCCTGCAGGGGAAAGGGAAGCTTCCCATGATCACTTCTTGTTCCAGCGCCTGGATGAAAGCGATGGAGCAATTTTATCCCGACCTGATCGACAACATCTCGACCGCTAAATCCCCGATGTCGATGATGGGGGCGCTGATCAAGACCTATTTTGCCGAAAAGAACAAGCTTGATCCAAAAAAGATCTTGAGCGTGGCGATCATGTGTTGTACCGCCAAGAAATATGAAGCCTCCCGGCCGGAACTGCTGGTCGAGGGGATGTCGGCGGTCGATTACGTGATCACGACCCGTGAAGCGGCCTGGATGATCAAATCGGCCGGTATTGATTTTGTTAATATCAAAGGTGAGGAATTTGACGAACCGATGGGGGCCTCAACAGGAGCCGGAGCGATCTTCGGCGCGACCGGCGGCGTAATGGAAGCGGCGCTGCGGACCGCTTATGAATTGTATACGAATGAGAAACTGGAGTCGGTCGATATTGCCCCGGCCCGCGGCATGCAGGGGATCAAAGAAGGGTCGGTCGTGATGAAAGGGAAAGAGGTCCGCTACGCCGTCGCGCATGGTCTGGGGAACGCCCACGAACTACTGCAGACGGTCCGCAAAGATCCCGAACGCTATCACTTTATCGAGATCATGGGGTGTCCCGGCGGTTGTATCGGCGGCGGCGGCCAGCCGTATGCCGGTTACAACACTATTCCGCTGGATGAGAAGCTGCTGCAAAAACGGGCGCAGGCGCTTTACGGGATCGACAAGAACAAGGCGATCCGCCGGAGCCACGAGAACCCCGATGTCCTCAAGCTCTACAAGGAATATCTGGGCGCGCCGTTGAGCGAAAAATCTCATCACCTGCTCCACACGCATTACGCCCCCAAGAAACCGCACGGCATCGTGCCGGACAAGATCAAGGCGGTCTAA